The following nucleotide sequence is from Mesobacillus jeotgali.
ACTGCGGAATCTTCTCCTGAATCAGTTTTTCCTGATCGAGCACTAAAGGCAAATCGTTCAGTTCAAAAGTTACCGGTGATATTTCCACCTGGTATGTTGGGATATCACTGAAAATCTCCTCATGCTTCTTCACCTTGAGGTTGGCTTTCATCGTTTCAATCACAGCTTCATCCACACCAAGCTTCTCGCAGACATATCGTCCTGCACAGCGAAGACCATTGCCGCACATTGATGCTTCTGTACCGTCAGAATTAAAGATACGATACTGAGCGTCTGCAACCTTGCTGGGACGGATGAACAGAATACCGTCCGCACCCAGTGACGATTCCCTGTCACAAAGCGCCAGCGCAAGGTCACGCCTTTTAAAATCATCAAACTTATAATTACGTTCGGTTTCATCTATCAATAAAAAATCATTATTTGATCCATGACATTTAATCAAATCAATCAACATACTTACGCCCCCAAAAACCTTCGTTATATTACAAGATGCCATAAAATGTGGAATTGTTCAATATTGAAGCAATAAGGTTATATTTTTTATTTACCAGTTCTTCTTCTTTTACCATTTTTGTCTTCCTGAGCGATTTTCCGGCAATGCAAGGCTCCTGCTTTTACCGTTTTTCCTTTTCTGAACGATTTTCGGGCAATGAAGGGCTTCTTCTTTTACCGTTTTTCTCTTCTTGGGTGATTTTCGGGCAATGAAGTGCTTCTTCTTTTACCGTTTTTCCCTTCTTGGGTGATTTTCGGTCAATGAAGTGCTTCTGCTTTTACCGTTTTCCCCTTTCAGAACGATTTTCGGGCAATGAAGTACTCCTGCTTTTACCGTTCTTGCCTTCTTGGGCGGTTTTCGAGCAATGAAGTGCTCCTGCTTTTACCGTTTTTCCCTTTCAAAACACTATTCGGGCAATGCAAGTCAAGTACCTCAGTTGTTGTCTACACCTTATCAAACATAAAAAGAACCAGCTGGGGATGCTGGTTCTCCTGGTATTAAGATGCCATCTTTCTACATTCTTCTGCACATTTAAAGCAGGCTTCAGCACATTTTTGACAATGATCATGGTCATGCTTTTTGCATTCATTGCCGCATGCTTCACAAATTTCCGCACACAGCCCGCAAATCTGGTTTACAAAGTGGCTGTTTGTCTGCATTGCCGTTACTGCCATGCCGCAGATTTCAGCACATTCCCTGTCCATTCTGATACACTCTGCCATCATTTTTACATTTTCTTCTTTTAAACAGGAATCAAAACAAACATTACAGGCTTCAATACATTCTATACATGCCTGGATACAATCCTGATATTGTTGATTTACCATGTTCCAGCCTCCTTCTAGTTTCTATCTATTTGTTAACCTTTTTGCTTCCAAGATAAACGAAACTTTCGGAAATGGAACAATTTTCAAACTAATGGTCGTAATACATATAGAGACTGGCAAGAGCAGCAAACACAGCCAGCCGCTCTGCCTGTCCCATCTCATAGTCAAATGTTAATACTGGGATATTGGCTTCTTTAAAAAACCTGCTCCACTCCAATGGCATCCAGCCTTTTTGCAGCCTGGCTGTTGTATTGCCGTCTTCTTGAATAAATTTAAAATCACTGGTCAAACCAGGGGATTTTTCTATTTTCAACTTTCCTCTACCAAACACAGCTGAACCAATAGCCATTTTGGCGTTCTTCTTTGGAAAAAACATACCCATTACATCATCTTGTGCATTAAGCAATTTATAACTATACCGCTCCTGTTTCAGCTTTCCTTGAAGATTTCCTTTGCAGTCATAGATTCCAATTTCTTTCATTATTCTCTTATCTGCAAAATAAGGGATAAACCAACGGTACCTTCTAATAGTAGTTTCTCTTAATTCTCCGGCCATCATTCCGTCGGGAGTAAAAAAGAGCAGCCTTACTGCAGGGGCAGGGGCAAAGGCAATGAGAAGGTGGTTTTGCTCAAATAATTGTTTATCATCGTACCGGTGGAATGCTTCCTCGCTCTCCTCTGATTTGTTTTTATATAAAATAAAGCGGTTGTAGTGGAGGAAAACTAAAATCAAGAACGGTACTGCTACCAGGAACAGAGGTAAATTCCAGGAAAACAGCAGACTTGCCGCCAACATCATCGTTAGAAGACCCGCTGATATAATAGAACCGTTTAAGCTGATATAGGCTGTCTGCTGATAATATTGCCGTATACTCATATCTATTATCTCCTCGAAGAAAATCTATTTCGTCACTCTAAGTCTATTAATTAAAGAGCCCAATCATTCTACCTTTTTTCAACAAGAGCTGTTTTCGCATTGATTGTTGCTTTGTTTATATGTCCTTTCATCACCATTCCAATAGGTATCGGGGCTCTTTTCGAGGTTAGATTGCAGGAGAAACTCGTAAAAGCCCAGTTGCCGTTTTTTACTTTTGGATGAGTATGCAATAACATTCAAGACAAGTAAAAAAACCGGACAGGAATACTCCCATCCGGTTTTGCATCAGATTATTTCAATTTCAGTGCATTTACTGCATTGATCAGACCATGGCCAGTTTGCTCGTCATATCCCGGTTTGAATAGGTCTTCAGCAGAATTTTGGATGATTGCCTTGACTTGAGCTGGAGTAAGCTTATCCTTACCGTGCTTCGCGATTACTACACCTGCAAGAGCAGCAGTTTTCGGTGCTGCCATTGAAGTACCGCCTTTACCGCCGTAACCATGTCCAATGACATTTTTATTAGCATCTAACACAGGTACTGTGCTCCACGCAAGATAGCTATTATCTCTGCCAGTTCCAGTGGAAGGATCATAGTTTGGACCAAGGTCGCCGCCCGGTGCCATTACGTCAATTTTACCTACGCCATAGTTAGAGTAGAATGCAAGATTCTTCAAAGCGCCGCCAGCAGAAACCCTGATCATTGTCTGGCTGCTCGGGCTTCTGTGTGTTGCACCTGTGTCATCACCTGACAATTTTCCAGGACTGCTAAGGTCCACAGCGTTGTTTCCGGCAGAACCAACAACTGTTACACCTTTCTGGATGGCGTACTGGATCGCGCGATTGAATAATTGAACATCCGCAACAATGTCTTTTGTTGCATATGCAGGATCCTGGAACCAGTCGTACCCACCGAGAGACATGTTTACTACGTCAACATTATCATCTGCAGCTGTCATTAGGGCCTCGGCTATATGAGAAGTTGCTGCTCCTCCAGTTGGACCGAATACTCTGTATGATGCTACCTTAAGATCTGGTCCCACACCAAGAGCTTCACCTTTAGCGGCAATTGATCCGGCAACGTGTGTACCATGGCTATTTTGATCGATTGGATCACTATAGCCAGGAACGAATGACTTTCCGCCTGCGTAATTATCCTTCAAATCAGGGTGATTATAGTCAATTCCAGTATCAATGACACCGACAACAATATCTTCACCATCTACAGACAACCCAGTTCCTCCTGGAAGCTTCCAGGACTCACCATCATTAGTTACCTGCTTAATATCCCACATGTATTGATTATAAAAATCAGCACCCTCAGTCAAGTCTTCCACTTCTACTGTCTCTCCTTCAATCGTTTGTTCAGGATAAACAGTATTCTCTACACCAGCTTCCAAGACGAGAGATGACTTCTTTACTTCATTCAAGAAGTTTCCATTTTTAGAGGTAACCTCTACGGCGCCAAGCTTGTCCAATTTATCTTCCACTTGGCCTCCGGCTTTTTTGATTGCATCCGCATAACCTGCTGGAAGGCCCTGCTGATCTTTAAAGATGACCAGGTATGTATTTTCTGTATTTGTTTCTGCTTCCCCTTTTGTTACACCTGCATTAAAAATGGTAGCCGCTCCCAAAAGGACAGCGAGTGTTCCTG
It contains:
- a CDS encoding S8 family peptidase → MSTRKKLYAGTLAVLLGAATIFNAGVTKGEAETNTENTYLVIFKDQQGLPAGYADAIKKAGGQVEDKLDKLGAVEVTSKNGNFLNEVKKSSLVLEAGVENTVYPEQTIEGETVEVEDLTEGADFYNQYMWDIKQVTNDGESWKLPGGTGLSVDGEDIVVGVIDTGIDYNHPDLKDNYAGGKSFVPGYSDPIDQNSHGTHVAGSIAAKGEALGVGPDLKVASYRVFGPTGGAATSHIAEALMTAADDNVDVVNMSLGGYDWFQDPAYATKDIVADVQLFNRAIQYAIQKGVTVVGSAGNNAVDLSSPGKLSGDDTGATHRSPSSQTMIRVSAGGALKNLAFYSNYGVGKIDVMAPGGDLGPNYDPSTGTGRDNSYLAWSTVPVLDANKNVIGHGYGGKGGTSMAAPKTAALAGVVIAKHGKDKLTPAQVKAIIQNSAEDLFKPGYDEQTGHGLINAVNALKLK
- a CDS encoding four-helix bundle copper-binding protein, which gives rise to MVNQQYQDCIQACIECIEACNVCFDSCLKEENVKMMAECIRMDRECAEICGMAVTAMQTNSHFVNQICGLCAEICEACGNECKKHDHDHCQKCAEACFKCAEECRKMAS